The Neoarius graeffei isolate fNeoGra1 chromosome 25, fNeoGra1.pri, whole genome shotgun sequence genome includes a region encoding these proteins:
- the LOC132873765 gene encoding interleukin-1 beta-like — MADKDLLMLESYLDNDCEFGSDDTNFDELDCSDPLAMSSRCDLHEGLRIEVTKEPLSMRSVANVIIALQRLKHTQSVQSTEFTDQELFNIFMENVIEESMTINLKCSQSKSYSMQDKIVQCTLYDKSKKTLVRREETPILLAITLKAGQESNKAWFNLSSFVPPNCTANTKGQPVCLGIVKTNLFLSCTLDNGTPLLGIEEVKDKQSLKSIKENDGMERFLFFRNGSGDSLNTFESVKYPGWFITTSRDDFKPVQMCKQQPTPLQLFTLEDEKVVSQNEI, encoded by the exons ATGGCTGACAAAGATTTGTTAATGCTGGAAAG CTACTTGGACAATGACTGTGAATTTGGTTCAGATGACACGAACTTTGACGAGCTGGACTGCTCTGATCCTTTGGCCATG AGCAGCAGATGCGACCTTCACGAAGGACTCCGTATCGAGGTCACCAAGGAGCCTCTTAGCATGCGCAGCGTTGCTAATGTAATAATCGCTCTGCAGAGGCTGAAGCACACTCAAAGTGTTCAGTCCACTGAGTTCACTGACCAGGAGCTCTTCAATATCTTCATGGAGAATGTAATTGAAG AGAGCATGACGATCAACTTGAAGTGCAGTCAATCCAAGAGTTACAGCATGCAGGACAAGATTGTGCAGTGCACTTTATATGACAAGTCTAAAAAGACCTTGGTGCGGAGGGAAGAGACTCCTATTCTGCTGGCCATCACTCTGAAGGCTGGACAAGAGTCAAATAAAG CATGGTTCAACCTCTCATCCTTCGTTCCACCAAACTGCACAGCAAACACAAAAGGCCAGCCTGTATGTTTGGGGATTGTAAAGACCAACCTCTTTCTCTCATGCACGCTGGACAATGGAACTCCTCTTCTAGGCATCGAG GAGGTAAAAGACAAGCAGAGCCTGAAGTCCATCAAGGAGAATGATGGCATGGAGCGCTTCCTTTTCTTCAGAAACGGCAGTGGTGACTCCCTTAACACCTTCGAGTCGGTCAAATACCCGGGCTGGTTCATCACCACCTCAAGGGACGACTTTAAGCCAGTGCAAATGTGTAAACAGCAACCCACTCCCCTCCAGCTGTTCACACTCGAGGATGAGAAAGTAGTCTCTCAGAATGAGATCTGA